The Lacrimispora xylanolytica genome has a segment encoding these proteins:
- a CDS encoding iron chelate uptake ABC transporter family permease subunit, whose amino-acid sequence MSEFIDKNKNTGLNPGVDNRNRSAKAFRSRKEETRYWILLITLFVLGSLATYGLLVYNNPVPMGSPSFVPIVKRRLTAIVAMVIAAVCQSLATVAFQSSTNNRILTPSLLGFEALYSTIHTSTMFFFGAGVFIKFKGTGPFLFQVAIMVLMCLILYGWLLSGKYGNLQLMLLVGIIIGTGLKSVSSFMRKLLAPSEFDVLQARLFGSVNNADAEYFPVAIPIVIITAILLLAYSKKLNVLSLGKGTSTSLGVHHKSGVIYTLVLVSVLMSISTSLVGPLTFFGFLVATMTYQAVPTYDHRYVFPMALAIGFLVLTGSYFFMYHVFRAQGVVSIIIELFGGITFLVVMLRKGTL is encoded by the coding sequence ATGAGCGAATTTATAGATAAGAATAAAAATACCGGGCTGAATCCCGGAGTTGATAATAGAAACAGATCGGCCAAAGCGTTTCGTTCCAGGAAAGAGGAGACGCGTTATTGGATCTTGCTGATAACACTTTTTGTTTTAGGTTCTCTTGCCACCTATGGACTTTTGGTTTATAACAATCCGGTTCCCATGGGTTCTCCCTCTTTTGTTCCCATTGTGAAACGGAGGCTGACCGCCATTGTTGCGATGGTCATCGCTGCTGTTTGTCAGAGCTTAGCGACCGTTGCATTCCAGTCCAGTACCAATAACCGGATTCTCACGCCCTCGCTTTTAGGGTTTGAGGCACTTTACTCCACCATACATACCAGTACCATGTTCTTTTTTGGTGCCGGTGTATTTATAAAATTCAAAGGGACTGGACCGTTTCTGTTTCAGGTAGCGATTATGGTACTCATGTGCTTAATCCTTTATGGCTGGCTGCTATCCGGAAAGTATGGCAATTTGCAGCTTATGCTTTTGGTGGGAATTATTATTGGAACCGGGCTTAAGTCGGTATCCTCCTTTATGAGAAAGCTTCTGGCACCTTCTGAGTTTGATGTGCTGCAGGCAAGATTGTTTGGTTCTGTGAATAATGCGGATGCGGAGTATTTTCCGGTAGCCATACCCATCGTCATCATTACTGCCATATTGCTTCTTGCTTATTCAAAAAAATTAAATGTACTGTCCCTTGGAAAAGGTACCAGCACTTCCCTTGGGGTTCATCATAAGTCAGGAGTCATTTATACTCTTGTATTAGTATCTGTTCTGATGTCTATTTCAACCTCATTGGTAGGCCCCCTTACGTTCTTCGGATTTTTAGTCGCTACCATGACATATCAGGCAGTGCCGACCTATGATCATCGATATGTGTTTCCAATGGCTCTTGCCATAGGCTTTTTGGTTTTAACTGGCTCATACTTTTTCATGTATCATGTATTCAGAGCCCAGGGGGTTGTATCTATCATCATCGAATTGTTTGGTGGAATTACATTTTTAGTCGTCATGCTAAGAAAGGGAACGTTATGA
- a CDS encoding ABC transporter ATP-binding protein gives MIEILNVEKKYSDEVKIGPLNIQIPKAGLTSLIGPNGAGKSTALLMIGRLLNLDEGQIKVANLNVSQSKSEDLAKILTILRQENHFVTRLTVRQLAGFGRFPYSKGRLTKEDEMIISKYIDFLDLGDLENRYLDELSGGQRQRAYVAMVLCQETEYVLLDEPLNNLDVARSVQMMKHLRHAANEFGRTILTVIHDINFAAQYSDRICAMKNGQIAAFGAVEDIMKPELLTDIFETDINIIEGPRGPIAIY, from the coding sequence ATGATTGAGATTCTTAATGTTGAAAAAAAGTATTCAGATGAAGTAAAAATAGGACCTTTAAATATTCAAATTCCAAAAGCCGGTCTTACCTCCTTAATCGGGCCAAACGGCGCTGGAAAATCTACGGCGCTGTTAATGATTGGTAGACTTTTGAATCTGGATGAAGGCCAGATCAAGGTAGCCAATCTGAATGTTTCACAATCCAAATCAGAGGACCTGGCAAAAATTCTCACGATTTTACGACAAGAAAATCATTTTGTGACCAGACTGACGGTAAGACAGTTGGCGGGCTTTGGACGTTTTCCTTATTCCAAGGGGAGATTAACAAAGGAAGATGAAATGATTATCTCCAAATATATTGATTTTTTAGATCTGGGTGATTTGGAGAACCGGTATTTAGACGAGCTTTCCGGAGGTCAAAGGCAAAGAGCTTATGTGGCAATGGTTTTATGTCAGGAGACGGAATATGTGCTTCTTGATGAGCCTTTGAACAATTTAGATGTTGCCCGTTCCGTGCAGATGATGAAGCATTTAAGGCATGCCGCCAATGAATTTGGACGAACCATCCTGACCGTGATCCACGACATCAATTTTGCAGCCCAATATTCGGATCGGATCTGTGCCATGAAAAACGGACAAATTGCCGCTTTTGGAGCGGTGGAAGATATTATGAAGCCGGAGCTTCTGACGGATATCTTTGAAACGGACATAAATATTATAGAAGGTCCTCGCGGGCCAATCGCAATTTATTGA
- a CDS encoding cation-translocating P-type ATPase: MEEWFRLSEDEALSQLQAKWSGLDSAEIIKRREKYGENALLKAERKSAFQVFLDQFKDLLVIILIIAAVISMISGDVESTGVIFAVLLLNAVLGTVENQKAEKSLDSLMALSAPVAVVIREGTIQQVLSAELVPGDILLLEAGDMVAADGRMLENYSLLVNESSLTGESINVEKKTGRIREEKVPLAEQSNMVFSGSLVAAGRAKVLVTGTGMNTEIGRIASLMNDTGEKKTPLQVSLDQFGSRLAAGILLICVLVFGLSIYRKMPVLDSLMFAVALAVAAIPEALSSIVTIVQAMGTQKMARENAIIKDLKAVESLGCVSVICSDKTGTLTQNRMTVQQVYVNNRLYPPEMLNPEVPVHKYLLYDAVLNNDSAYHDGKLLGDPTEAALLQMAERAGAEEAVIKSHYPRIGEIPFDSDRKLMSTLHPIEGKKMLFTKGAQEVLLPRIKSIWTSEGIRPVREGDLHALKEQNMDFSAQGLRVLTFVCREIDDNESLTEKSENGYIFLGMAAMMDPPRPETKNAVLNAKKAGIRPVMITGDHKVTASSIAEKIGIMSDGDVALSGPELDDMTDEELDGRLERISVYARVSPEHKIRIVRAWQKKGHIVAMTGDGVNDAPALKQADIGVAMGKMGTEVSKDASAMILTDDNFATIIKAVANGRNVYRNIRNAIKFLLSGNMAGILCVLYTSLRGLPLPFAPVHLLFINLLTDSLPAIAIGMERAEADLLAQKPRNPKEGILTMRFVLQLLFQGALIAIFTMGAYATGLVTGSEAAASTMAFSTLTLARLFHGFNCRSSHSIFKIGLRSNLWSIMAFEAGAVLLAAVLFIPGLHTLFYVADLTGRQFLTILIFAFIPTLIIQALKTIRESLY; the protein is encoded by the coding sequence ATGGAAGAATGGTTTCGATTATCGGAGGATGAAGCCCTGTCTCAGCTTCAGGCAAAGTGGTCAGGTCTGGATTCCGCTGAAATTATAAAGCGCAGAGAGAAGTATGGGGAGAACGCACTGTTAAAGGCAGAACGAAAAAGTGCATTCCAGGTCTTTTTGGACCAGTTTAAAGATTTGCTGGTCATTATCCTGATTATAGCGGCGGTTATTTCTATGATATCCGGGGATGTGGAGAGCACCGGAGTCATTTTTGCAGTTCTTTTGCTGAATGCGGTGCTAGGGACCGTAGAAAATCAAAAGGCAGAGAAATCCTTAGACAGCCTGATGGCCTTATCCGCACCGGTAGCCGTAGTCATTCGGGAGGGCACCATACAGCAGGTGCTGTCCGCAGAGCTGGTGCCTGGAGATATTCTTCTTCTGGAAGCAGGAGATATGGTGGCCGCCGACGGAAGAATGCTTGAAAATTACTCACTTTTGGTCAATGAAAGCTCCTTAACAGGAGAATCCATCAATGTAGAGAAAAAAACAGGAAGAATCCGGGAAGAAAAGGTACCCCTTGCCGAACAGAGCAATATGGTCTTTTCCGGCTCTCTGGTAGCGGCAGGCAGGGCAAAGGTTCTGGTCACCGGAACCGGAATGAATACAGAAATCGGCAGAATTGCTTCCTTAATGAACGACACAGGAGAGAAAAAGACACCTCTTCAGGTAAGCTTAGATCAGTTTGGCAGCAGGCTGGCAGCAGGGATATTATTGATCTGCGTCCTCGTCTTCGGCTTGAGTATATACCGGAAGATGCCGGTTCTCGATTCCCTCATGTTTGCCGTGGCTCTGGCAGTAGCCGCCATTCCTGAGGCATTAAGCTCCATTGTCACCATCGTTCAGGCTATGGGAACCCAGAAAATGGCCCGTGAAAATGCCATTATCAAGGACTTAAAGGCAGTGGAAAGTCTTGGCTGCGTCTCTGTCATCTGTTCCGATAAAACAGGAACCCTGACCCAGAACCGAATGACAGTCCAGCAGGTCTATGTCAACAACCGCCTGTATCCCCCGGAGATGTTAAACCCGGAAGTTCCAGTACATAAATATCTGCTCTACGATGCCGTTTTAAACAATGATTCCGCATACCATGACGGAAAGCTTCTGGGGGATCCTACGGAAGCAGCCCTCCTTCAGATGGCAGAGCGGGCCGGGGCAGAGGAAGCCGTCATTAAGTCTCATTATCCAAGAATCGGAGAAATTCCCTTTGATTCAGATCGAAAGCTGATGAGCACCCTTCACCCGATTGAGGGTAAGAAAATGCTGTTTACCAAAGGTGCCCAGGAAGTCCTTCTTCCCAGGATCAAAAGCATCTGGACCAGTGAAGGCATCCGCCCGGTCCGGGAAGGAGACCTTCATGCCCTCAAAGAGCAGAACATGGATTTTTCTGCCCAGGGCTTAAGAGTCCTCACTTTTGTATGCCGGGAAATCGATGACAATGAGTCACTGACGGAGAAATCCGAAAACGGATACATCTTCTTAGGCATGGCAGCCATGATGGACCCTCCAAGACCTGAGACAAAGAATGCCGTTTTAAATGCAAAGAAAGCTGGCATCCGCCCGGTGATGATTACCGGAGACCATAAAGTAACGGCCTCCTCCATAGCAGAAAAAATCGGCATTATGAGTGACGGGGATGTGGCACTCAGCGGCCCGGAGCTTGATGATATGACGGATGAGGAGCTTGACGGACGACTGGAACGGATCAGTGTTTATGCCAGAGTCTCTCCGGAGCACAAGATAAGAATTGTCCGCGCCTGGCAGAAAAAGGGCCATATTGTAGCCATGACCGGGGACGGAGTCAACGATGCTCCCGCCCTAAAGCAGGCAGACATTGGCGTTGCCATGGGTAAAATGGGAACCGAGGTTTCTAAGGATGCCTCAGCCATGATTCTGACCGATGATAACTTTGCAACCATTATAAAAGCTGTTGCCAATGGACGGAATGTGTACCGGAACATAAGAAATGCCATTAAGTTTCTCTTATCCGGAAACATGGCGGGAATCCTTTGTGTTCTATATACCTCCCTTAGGGGTCTGCCCCTTCCCTTTGCTCCGGTGCACTTGTTATTCATTAACCTGCTGACCGACTCTCTGCCTGCCATAGCCATTGGCATGGAACGGGCTGAGGCGGATCTTCTGGCCCAAAAGCCCAGGAATCCAAAGGAAGGGATCTTAACCATGAGGTTTGTCCTTCAGCTTCTCTTTCAGGGAGCCTTAATAGCCATCTTTACCATGGGAGCTTACGCAACCGGCCTGGTCACCGGAAGTGAAGCCGCAGCCAGCACCATGGCATTTTCTACCTTAACCCTGGCAAGACTTTTCCATGGGTTTAACTGCCGAAGCAGCCATTCCATTTTTAAAATCGGCTTAAGGAGCAATCTATGGAGTATTATGGCCTTTGAAGCAGGAGCTGTGCTTCTTGCAGCCGTACTGTTTATTCCCGGCCTTCACACCCTTTTTTATGTGGCAGATTTAACGGGAAGACAGTTTCTCACGATTTTAATATTTGCTTTTATTCCCACCCTTATTATCCAGGCATTAAAGACCATAAGGGAAAGCCTTTATTGA
- the glpK gene encoding glycerol kinase GlpK, which yields MGSYVIALDQGTTSSRCILFDEQGNICSVAQKEFTQIFPKPGWVEHDPMEIWSSQLSVTMEAMGKIGAHNSDIAAIGITNQRETTIVWDKETGEPVYHAIVWQCRRTSDRIERLKEDGLESLIIDRTGLIPDAYFSGSKIEWILDHVEGARERAERGELLFGTVDTWLIWNLTKGCIHVTDYTNASRTMLYDIHKKCWDEDILNYFRIPKSMLPDVKPSSCVYGYTSSDVMGGKIPIAGAAGDQQAALFGQCCFEAGEVKNTYGTGCFLLMNTGEKAVRSEHGLLTTIAASDQEQIQYALEGSVFVAGAAVQWLRDEMRMVRSAAQTEEYCRAVEDTGGVYMVPAFAGLGAPYWDQYARGTIVGVTRGTSKEQFIRATVESMAYQVSDVIEAMEQDSEIHLKQLKVDGGACANNFLMQFQSDLLNTQILRPECIETTALGAAYLAGLAVGYWKDKEEIKKNWKVSKVFETQMEEECRKKRIKGWKKAIKCALIWSQDED from the coding sequence ATGGGAAGTTACGTTATTGCCCTGGATCAGGGTACCACAAGCTCCAGGTGTATTCTGTTCGATGAACAGGGAAACATCTGCAGTGTAGCACAAAAGGAGTTTACACAGATTTTTCCAAAGCCGGGCTGGGTCGAGCACGACCCCATGGAAATCTGGTCCTCACAGCTTTCTGTAACCATGGAGGCCATGGGAAAGATTGGTGCCCATAACAGCGATATTGCTGCCATTGGTATCACCAATCAGAGAGAGACTACCATCGTATGGGATAAAGAGACAGGGGAGCCGGTCTACCATGCCATTGTCTGGCAGTGCAGAAGAACCTCGGACAGAATTGAACGTCTAAAGGAGGATGGCCTGGAGAGTCTTATCATTGACCGTACCGGACTGATTCCGGATGCTTATTTCTCCGGAAGCAAGATTGAATGGATTCTGGACCATGTAGAGGGGGCCAGGGAACGGGCAGAACGTGGGGAGCTTCTGTTTGGTACCGTGGATACATGGCTGATCTGGAATCTGACGAAGGGCTGCATTCACGTTACCGATTATACCAATGCCTCCAGAACCATGCTTTATGATATTCATAAAAAATGCTGGGACGAAGACATATTAAATTATTTCAGAATACCAAAATCCATGCTGCCGGATGTCAAACCATCAAGCTGCGTGTATGGCTATACCTCTTCCGATGTCATGGGCGGAAAGATTCCCATCGCCGGAGCAGCCGGAGATCAGCAGGCCGCCCTTTTTGGCCAGTGCTGCTTTGAAGCCGGAGAAGTTAAGAATACCTATGGAACCGGTTGTTTCCTGCTTATGAACACGGGAGAAAAGGCCGTTCGTTCCGAACACGGACTCCTTACCACCATTGCAGCCAGCGACCAGGAACAGATTCAGTACGCTCTGGAAGGCAGTGTCTTTGTAGCTGGAGCCGCTGTCCAGTGGCTCAGGGATGAGATGAGAATGGTCCGCTCTGCGGCTCAGACAGAGGAATACTGCCGGGCGGTAGAGGATACTGGCGGCGTTTACATGGTCCCTGCCTTTGCAGGCCTTGGCGCCCCATACTGGGACCAGTACGCCAGAGGAACCATTGTAGGGGTCACCAGAGGTACCAGCAAGGAACAGTTCATCCGCGCCACCGTGGAATCCATGGCTTATCAGGTATCCGACGTAATCGAAGCCATGGAGCAGGATTCTGAGATTCACTTAAAGCAGTTAAAGGTAGATGGAGGAGCCTGTGCCAATAACTTTTTGATGCAGTTCCAGTCTGACTTATTAAACACTCAGATTTTAAGGCCGGAGTGCATTGAGACTACAGCCCTTGGAGCCGCCTACTTAGCAGGTCTTGCAGTGGGCTACTGGAAGGACAAAGAGGAAATTAAAAAGAACTGGAAGGTGTCAAAGGTCTTTGAAACCCAGATGGAGGAAGAGTGCCGGAAAAAACGGATCAAAGGCTGGAAAAAGGCCATTAAATGCGCTCTTATCTGGTCCCAGGATGAGGATTAG
- a CDS encoding NAD(P)/FAD-dependent oxidoreductase produces MKEMHYDAAIIGGGVIGSAIARELARYDMKICVADREEDVCSGTSKANSAIVHAGFDAYPGSLKAKFNLEGNRMMEELSKELDFSFIKNGSLVLCFSEEDRKGLQELYEKGVKNGVEGLSILSGDEVRKMEPNVTEQVVGALYAPTGGIVCPFGLTIALAENACDNGVEFLLNTEVTGIEKTSEGYDLTTNEGIIHATYVINAAGVYADEFHNMVSEEKLTIIPRKGDYLLLDKEAGTHVSHTIFQLPGKMGKGVLVTPTVHGNLLAGPTASDVESKEDVSTTAGELSDILTKAAFGVKNIPFRQVITSFSGLRAHEAGNDFVIGEVKDAHGFFDAAGIESPGLTSAPAIGVYVAKLVAEKAGAKKKADFNPVRKGIIDTRKLTLEERSKLIKEDPRYGTIICRCEGVSEGEIVDSITRTLGAVSLDGIKRRVRAGMGRCQAGFCGPKTMEILARETGRDIEDICKNRPGSNMLEREEGGAANERA; encoded by the coding sequence ATGAAGGAAATGCATTACGATGCGGCAATTATCGGCGGCGGTGTCATCGGATCGGCAATCGCAAGAGAGCTGGCCCGTTATGACATGAAAATCTGTGTGGCGGATCGGGAGGAGGATGTCTGTTCCGGTACGTCAAAGGCAAACAGTGCCATCGTCCATGCGGGATTTGACGCATACCCAGGGTCCTTAAAAGCAAAGTTTAACCTGGAAGGCAATCGCATGATGGAAGAACTTTCTAAGGAGCTTGATTTTTCCTTTATTAAGAATGGTTCCCTTGTTCTCTGTTTTTCAGAAGAGGATAGGAAGGGCTTACAGGAACTCTACGAAAAAGGGGTTAAAAACGGTGTAGAAGGGCTTTCTATCCTGTCGGGAGATGAAGTCCGTAAGATGGAGCCTAATGTTACAGAACAGGTGGTAGGGGCACTCTATGCGCCGACTGGCGGCATCGTCTGTCCGTTTGGTCTTACCATTGCCCTGGCTGAAAATGCCTGTGACAACGGAGTGGAATTTCTTTTAAACACAGAGGTAACTGGCATTGAAAAGACCTCTGAGGGCTATGATCTAACGACAAATGAAGGAATCATCCATGCCACATACGTCATCAATGCGGCTGGCGTATATGCAGATGAGTTCCACAACATGGTCAGTGAAGAAAAGCTCACCATTATCCCTAGAAAGGGAGATTACCTTCTTCTTGATAAAGAAGCAGGAACCCATGTATCCCACACGATTTTCCAGCTTCCCGGAAAGATGGGAAAAGGAGTCCTTGTCACTCCTACGGTTCACGGAAACCTTCTTGCCGGGCCTACAGCTTCTGATGTGGAAAGCAAGGAAGATGTAAGCACTACGGCAGGGGAGCTTTCTGATATTTTAACAAAGGCAGCATTCGGCGTTAAGAACATCCCATTTCGCCAGGTCATCACCTCCTTTTCCGGCTTAAGAGCTCATGAGGCAGGCAATGATTTCGTTATTGGAGAAGTAAAAGATGCTCATGGATTTTTTGATGCCGCTGGCATTGAATCCCCAGGGCTTACCAGCGCTCCTGCCATTGGAGTCTATGTGGCAAAACTGGTGGCAGAGAAAGCCGGCGCAAAAAAGAAAGCTGACTTTAACCCTGTCCGCAAGGGAATCATTGATACAAGAAAGCTGACTCTGGAAGAACGGAGTAAGTTAATTAAGGAAGATCCAAGATACGGTACCATTATCTGCCGCTGTGAAGGCGTCAGTGAAGGAGAAATCGTAGATTCCATTACCCGTACTCTGGGAGCTGTTTCCTTAGACGGAATCAAGCGCAGGGTACGTGCCGGTATGGGACGGTGTCAGGCAGGATTTTGCGGGCCTAAGACCATGGAAATTCTGGCAAGAGAGACTGGCAGAGACATTGAAGACATCTGTAAGAACCGGCCAGGTTCCAATATGCTTGAAAGAGAAGAGGGAGGCGCAGCTAATGAGAGAGCATGA
- a CDS encoding NAD(P)/FAD-dependent oxidoreductase, with amino-acid sequence MREHDIVIIGGGPAGLAAAVAARKEGIKDILILERDGVLGGILNQCIHNGFGLHTFKEELTGPEYAARFIDMVEAENIPYLLNTMVLDINKDKEVTLINREEGLTVIKARAIILAMGCRERPRGALNIPGYRPAGIYSAGTAQRFVNMEGKTVGKEVVILGSGDIGLIMARRMTLEGAKVKVVAELMPYSGGLKRNIVQCLDDYGIPLKLSHTIVDIQGKERVTGVTLAKVDENRRPIPGTEETISCDTLLLSVGLLPENELSRSAGVDLNPVTSGPLVDDSLETSTEGIFACGNVLHVHDLVDYVSEEAAMAGVSAASFVTVGQRTRTDFVEIAAEQGVRYTVPQRLDIEHMKDQITVRFRVADVYKDRYISVYYDGKRVSHKKKRVLAPGEMEQVIIKKESLSEFPELKKIVICTEVE; translated from the coding sequence ATGAGAGAGCATGACATTGTAATCATAGGAGGAGGTCCTGCAGGCCTTGCAGCAGCCGTTGCCGCCAGAAAAGAAGGGATCAAAGATATCCTCATTCTGGAGAGGGACGGAGTCTTAGGAGGAATCTTAAACCAGTGCATTCACAACGGTTTTGGGCTTCATACCTTTAAAGAAGAGCTGACCGGCCCGGAATATGCCGCCCGCTTTATTGATATGGTAGAAGCTGAGAACATCCCTTATCTTTTAAATACCATGGTACTCGATATTAATAAGGACAAAGAAGTGACCTTAATAAACCGGGAAGAAGGTCTTACGGTGATTAAGGCACGTGCCATCATCTTAGCCATGGGCTGCAGAGAGCGTCCAAGAGGAGCCTTAAACATACCTGGCTACCGCCCGGCAGGAATCTATTCCGCAGGAACTGCCCAACGCTTTGTGAACATGGAAGGCAAAACCGTAGGAAAGGAAGTGGTCATTCTTGGTTCCGGTGATATCGGCCTGATTATGGCAAGACGTATGACCTTAGAGGGAGCCAAGGTAAAGGTGGTGGCAGAGCTGATGCCATATTCCGGCGGCTTAAAGAGAAATATTGTCCAGTGCCTTGATGACTATGGAATTCCACTGAAATTAAGCCACACCATAGTGGATATTCAGGGAAAAGAACGGGTCACCGGTGTCACCCTAGCGAAAGTAGATGAAAACCGCAGGCCAATTCCAGGGACAGAGGAAACCATAAGCTGCGATACCTTACTGCTTTCCGTTGGCCTTTTGCCGGAAAATGAGCTTTCCAGAAGTGCCGGGGTAGATTTAAACCCTGTGACTTCGGGGCCACTGGTAGATGACAGCCTGGAGACCAGCACGGAAGGCATTTTTGCCTGCGGCAACGTACTTCATGTCCATGACCTTGTTGACTATGTATCGGAAGAGGCAGCCATGGCAGGTGTCAGTGCGGCTTCCTTTGTAACGGTTGGGCAGAGAACCAGGACTGATTTTGTGGAAATAGCGGCGGAACAAGGGGTTCGTTATACCGTACCTCAAAGGCTTGATATAGAGCACATGAAAGATCAGATCACCGTAAGGTTCCGTGTGGCTGATGTTTATAAGGATCGTTACATCAGTGTCTATTACGACGGGAAGCGGGTATCCCACAAAAAGAAACGGGTGCTGGCACCTGGTGAGATGGAACAGGTGATTATAAAGAAGGAAAGCTTAAGTGAATTTCCAGAGCTTAAAAAAATCGTGATCTGTACGGAGGTGGAATAA
- a CDS encoding DUF1667 domain-containing protein translates to METRELTCIRCPLGCQLKVTIEENEISVTGNSCNRGIEYGKKEVLSPTRMVTSSVRVKGGEHIMVSVKTSQDIPKDKIFDCMEEIRKVTVHAPVAIGDVIIKDCAGTGVSIVATRNVDTKS, encoded by the coding sequence ATGGAGACGAGAGAACTGACCTGTATCCGCTGTCCACTTGGATGTCAGCTGAAGGTTACCATAGAAGAAAATGAGATTAGCGTAACAGGCAACTCCTGTAACCGGGGCATTGAATACGGGAAAAAGGAAGTCTTAAGCCCCACCAGAATGGTCACCTCCTCGGTTCGTGTCAAGGGAGGAGAACATATCATGGTCTCCGTTAAGACCAGCCAGGATATTCCAAAGGATAAAATCTTTGACTGCATGGAAGAAATCCGTAAGGTTACAGTCCATGCGCCGGTTGCCATCGGCGATGTAATCATTAAGGACTGCGCCGGGACCGGCGTGTCCATTGTGGCAACCAGGAATGTAGATACGAAATCATAA
- a CDS encoding glycerol-3-phosphate responsive antiterminator has translation MKAMELLETSPVIAAVKDENGLHKCFESDCQMVFVLYGNIINIGGIVRQIKEHGKYAIVHADLAQGLSSKEIAVDFLKQNTFADGIISTKPLLVKRAVELGLIGVQRTFIIDSLAMSTMKKQIDTFHPDVVEVMPGVMPKVLKEIRAYTNIPIIAGGLISDKKDIIAAFSAGADAISTTKEELWFM, from the coding sequence ATGAAAGCAATGGAACTGTTGGAGACATCTCCAGTAATTGCAGCGGTTAAGGATGAAAACGGACTTCATAAATGCTTTGAATCAGACTGCCAGATGGTATTTGTCCTGTATGGAAATATTATTAATATCGGTGGAATCGTACGGCAGATAAAAGAACACGGAAAGTATGCGATTGTACATGCGGATCTGGCCCAGGGACTAAGCTCCAAAGAGATTGCTGTGGATTTTTTAAAGCAGAATACCTTCGCAGATGGAATTATCAGTACAAAGCCTCTTTTGGTGAAGCGGGCCGTAGAGCTTGGCTTAATCGGGGTACAGAGAACCTTTATCATAGATTCTCTTGCCATGAGCACCATGAAGAAGCAGATTGATACCTTCCATCCCGATGTAGTTGAAGTGATGCCTGGTGTCATGCCCAAGGTGTTAAAAGAGATTCGTGCCTATACAAATATTCCCATTATTGCAGGCGGGCTGATATCTGATAAAAAGGATATTATTGCGGCTTTTTCCGCAGGTGCGGATGCAATCTCCACTACCAAGGAAGAGTTATGGTTCATGTAA
- a CDS encoding fumarylacetoacetate hydrolase family protein, producing MKLVTYEVDRRRDIGVMSKDETWVFPLRAFGMEYKEMLEVVKGLSQSELDLLEHASGLDPYSNNIVGAAMRKEVKLMAPICRPEQDIICLGINYMEHAEESARFKKEQFDGTRANAVYFSKRVNEAVGPYGDIESHSDMVDSLDYEAELAVIIGKDAKNVPAEKARDYIFGYTIINDVSARNVQNKHKQWYFGKSLDGFTPMGPCILTAASLSYPPELSIQSKVNGELRQDSNTKLMIFHIDQIISELSKGMTLRAGTIISTGTPKGVGMGFEPPKFLQVGDEVECKIEGIGSIINKVV from the coding sequence ATGAAATTAGTTACATACGAGGTTGACCGGAGAAGAGATATCGGGGTCATGAGTAAGGATGAGACATGGGTCTTTCCTCTCAGGGCTTTTGGTATGGAGTACAAGGAGATGCTGGAGGTTGTAAAAGGACTGAGCCAGTCAGAACTTGATTTACTGGAGCATGCTTCCGGGCTAGACCCATACAGCAACAACATTGTGGGAGCTGCTATGAGAAAAGAAGTAAAGCTTATGGCTCCAATCTGCAGACCAGAGCAGGATATCATCTGTCTGGGGATCAATTACATGGAACATGCTGAGGAATCCGCACGCTTTAAAAAAGAACAATTCGATGGAACACGCGCCAATGCGGTTTATTTCTCCAAACGGGTGAATGAGGCCGTTGGCCCTTATGGAGACATAGAAAGCCACAGTGACATGGTGGATAGCCTGGATTATGAGGCAGAGCTGGCCGTGATCATTGGAAAAGACGCGAAAAATGTACCGGCAGAAAAAGCCAGAGATTATATCTTTGGTTATACCATCATCAACGATGTAAGCGCCCGCAACGTGCAGAACAAACACAAACAGTGGTATTTTGGAAAGAGCCTTGACGGTTTTACGCCTATGGGTCCTTGCATTTTGACAGCAGCATCCCTTTCCTATCCTCCGGAGCTTAGCATTCAGTCTAAGGTAAACGGAGAGCTGAGACAGGACAGTAACACAAAGCTTATGATCTTTCACATTGATCAGATTATCAGTGAATTATCAAAGGGAATGACTCTTCGTGCGGGAACCATTATCTCCACCGGAACTCCAAAAGGAGTTGGGATGGGATTTGAACCTCCTAAGTTTCTACAGGTCGGAGACGAAGTGGAATGTAAGATCGAGGGCATCGGTTCCATCATTAATAAAGTAGTTTAA